The Cydia pomonella isolate Wapato2018A chromosome 17, ilCydPomo1, whole genome shotgun sequence genome includes a window with the following:
- the LOC133526996 gene encoding alpha-(1,3)-fucosyltransferase C-like — protein MLSRVSCWRLCSIKNMFYTLFLISLCVVLLVWMLDEILDFTEKTRSLFLIKFSTHKLIPDTKYILSWDHKYLTSNVTDSFQKFNCPVNNCVFTTNKDLLNLSAFDAIVFGENILTSVNRPRERSPHQIFVFMSNESSYKYPACELYNDDYFNWTFTYRFDSDVLWRPFVVRDLAGDTVAPSAEVVWTILRNFVPLRSNIKSTLRSKMRAIVWIVDDCSFAGYDYLLRLEKHLYHFGLKLYKHRHFKKSSLYYSDILPQNYQFVLGFENSIVKDYVSQKVMEGYRNYAVPVVYGGANYSRFLPPGSYINARETHPYNLAQAIYEATRSQEAYKSYFKWRNYYSIEEDHSSLCDLCAALNGDKSKYAPAKKTFRVWWNSPHNMHRCLPTDYSDVEKLDNLTIQHL, from the exons ATGCTTTCCCGGGTTTCGTGTTGGCGGCTAtgctcaataaaaaatatgttttatacgCTTTTCTTAATTTCGCTATGTGTCGTCCTTCTCGTATGGATGCTCGACGAAATCCTCGACTTCACTGAAAAGACGCGCTCTTTATTCTTAATCAAATTTAGCACTCATAAACTCATACCGGACACGAAATACATCCTCTCCTGGGATCATAAGTACCTTACTTCAAACGTGACGGACAGCTTTCAGAAGTTTAATTGTCCAGTAAATAATTGTGTTTTCACTACAAACAAAGACTTGTTGAACCTCAGTGCGTTTGACGCAATCGTCTTCGGTGAAAACATTCTGACCTCCGTTAACAGACCGAGGGAGCGGAGCCCGCACCAGATATTCGTGTTCATGTCGAACGAATCGTCCTACAAGTACCCGGCGTGCGAGTTATACAACGATGATTACTTCAACTGGACGTTCACGTATCGTTTCGATTCTGATGTATTGTGGAGGCCCTTCGTGGTGCGGGACCTCGCCGGCGACACCGTTGCACCCTCTGCGGAGGTGGTATGGACAATTCTTAGAAATTTCGTTCCACTTAGATCCAATATAAAATCCACGTTGCGCAGTAAAATGAGAGCAATTGTTTGGATTGTGGACGACTGCAGTTTTGCGGGCTATGACTATCTGCTGAGGTTGGAAAAACATCTGTATCACTTCGGTCTTAAACTATACAAGCACAGACATTTTAAAAAGAGCAGTCTCTATTATAGCGATATTTTGCCTCAAAATTATCAGTTTGTGCTGGGGTTTGAAAACTCGATAGTCAAAGACTACGTGTCACAAAAGGTCATGGAAGGTTACAGAAACTATGCGGTGCCTGTCGTCTACGGTGGGGCCAATTATAGCAG GTTCCTTCCTCCGGGCTCCTACATCAATGCGCGCGAAACGCATCCCTACAACCTAGCACAAGCCATTTACGAGGCAACGAGGAGTCAGGAGGCATACAAAAGTTACTTCAAATGGAGGAACTATTATTCAATAGAAGAAGATCACTCCTCCCTGTGCGACCTGTGCGCGGCGTTGAACGGCGACAAATCCAAGTATGCTCCTGCAAAGAAAACATTCAGGGTATGGTGGAACTCTCCTCACAATATGCATCGATGTCTTCCTACAGATTACTCTGATGTAGAAAAACTTGATAACTTAACTATTCAGCATCTTTAA
- the LOC133526997 gene encoding alpha-(1,3)-fucosyltransferase C-like: IRRLIYFIRPFTRRLATFTRFSTPKFIPDANTKYILSWDHQYLTPDVTDSFQKFNCPVRNCFFTTNKELLNNLSAFDAIIFDENILTSDNRPRERSPHQMFVFMSNESSDKFPACELYNDDYFNWTFTYRFDSDILWRPFLVRDLTGDIVAPSTQVVWTMYSAPLRSDIKSMLRCKMRAVVWIVNDCSFAGFEYLLRLEKHLDHFNLKLYKHRNFKMNINYSDILAQNYQFVLGFENSIVEDYVSRKVMEGYKNYAVPVVYGGANYIRFLPPGSYINARETHPYNLAQAIYEATRSQEAYESYFKWRNYYSIEENHSSLCDLCAALYGDKAKYAPAKKTFRVWWNSPSNMHRCLPTDYSDIEKKW; encoded by the exons atccgacgactaatttattttattcgtccGTTTACCAGACGACTAGCAACATTCACCAGGTTTAGCACTCCTAAATTCATACCCGATGCAAACACGAAATACATCCTCTCCTGGGACCATCAGTACCTTACTCCAGATGTGACCGACAGCTTCCAGAAGTTTAATTGTCCAGTGAGGAATTGTTTTTTCACTACAAATAAAGAACTGTTGAACAACCTTAGTGCGTTTGACGCGATCATTTTCGATGAGAACATTCTGACGTCCGATAACAGACCGAGAGAGCGGAGCCCGCACCAGATGTTTGTGTTCATGTCGAACGAATCGTCCGACAAGTTCCCGGCGTGCGAGTTATACAACGATGATTACTTCAACTGGACGTTCACGTATCGGTTCGATTCCGATATATTATGGAGACCTTTCCTGGTGCGCGACCTCACCGGCGACATCGTTGCACCCTCTACGCAGGTGGTTTGGACAATGTACTCCGCTCCGCTCAGATCTGACATAAAATCTATGCTGCGATGTAAAATGAGAGCAGTTGTGTGGATTGTGAACGACTGCAGTTTTGCGGGCTTTGAGTATCTGCTGAGGTTGGAAAAACATCTGGACCACTTCAATCTGAAACTATACAAACACAGGAATTTTAAAATGAACATTAACTATAGCGATATTTTGGCTCAAAATTACCAGTTTGTGCTGGGGTTTGAAAACTCAATAGTCGAAGACTATGTGTCAAGGAAGGTCATGGAAGGTTACAAAAACTACGCCGTTCCTGTTGTCTACGGTGGGGCCAATTATATCAG GTTCCTTCCTCCGGGCTCCTATATCAATGCGCGCGAAACGCATCCCTACAACCTAGCACAAGCCATTTACGAGGCAACGAGGAGTCAGGAGGCATACGAAAGTTACTTCAAATGGAGGAACTATTATTCAATAGAAGAAAATCACTCCTCCCTGTGCGACCTGTGTGCCGCGTTGTACGGCGACAAAGCCAAGTATGCTCCTGCTAAGAAAACATTCAGGGTATGGTGGAACTCTCCTAGCAATATGCATCGATGTCTTCCTACAGATTACTCggatattgaaaaaaaatggtAA
- the LOC133527042 gene encoding cuticle protein-like yields the protein MLRGRSSRHTDEQTLDMAVKITTLFCMVAAAAAVVVEVAPAAVQVAPAAKVVYEEPEAPAQYEYEYSIQDQLSGDSKQAKENRNGDAVHGFYSLVQPDGVQRIVEYTADKIHGFNAVVRYEGVPQKIAYAAAPAPVAYAQPVAKVAYAPAPAPVAYAQPVAKVAYAPAPAQVTYAQPVAKVAYAPAPAQVAYAQPVAKVAYAPAPAPAVTYSQPIAYAQPAPVAYAQPVAKIAYAQPIAKVAYAPAPVAYAQAPAAHHVAYAPAPHAYPAHISHVTYSSPTVSYQH from the exons ATGCTGCGCGGGCGCTCATCTCGTCACACTGACGAACAAACACTCGACATGGCAGTCAAA ATCACAACCTTATTCTGCATGGTAGCAGCGGCCGCGGCCGTGGTCGTGGAGGTCGCCCCCGCGGCAGTCCAGGTCGCACCCGCCGCCAAGGTGGTCTACGAGGAGCCCGAGGCGCCCGCCCAGTACGAGTACGAGTACTCCATCCAAGACCAGCTCTCCGGAGACTCTAAACAAGCCAAAGAGAACCGCAATGGAGATGCTGTTCACGGATTCTACTCTCTCGTTCAGCCCGATGGCGTGCAGCGCATAGTGGAGTACACAGCTGATAAGATCCACGGGTTCAACGCTGTAGTCCGTTACGAGGGAGTACCCCAAAAAATCGCGTACGCGGCTGCCCCCGCCCCGGTCGCCTACGCTCAGCCGGTTGCCAAAGTTGCCTACGCCCCTGCACCAGCCCCAGTGGCTTATGCCCAACCTGTCGCCAAAGTAGCCTACGCTCCTGCACCAGCTCAAGTGACTTATGCTCAACCTGTTGCCAAAGTAGCGTATGCCCCGGCACCGGCACAAGTCGCTTACGCCCAACCTGTCGCTAAAGTGGCCTACGCCCCGGCGCCAGCGCCCGCTGTAACCTACTCGCAGCCCATCGCGTATGCGCAACCAGCTCCCGTGGCCTACGCTCAGCCCGTCGCCAAGATCGCCTACGCCCAGCCCATCGCTAAAGTCGCGTACGCACCTGCTCCCGTGGCATACGCCCAAGCCCCGGCCGCTCATCACGTGGCCTACGCGCCGGCCCCTCACGCCTACCCCGCCCACATCAGCCATGTCACCTACTCCTCGCCAACTGTCTCATACCAACATTAA
- the LOC133527264 gene encoding cuticle protein-like: MAAKFVAILSLAVAVSAIPVVPLAKVAYEEAPAHYEFQYSVADHHTGDIKQQQEARAGDAVHGSYSLLQPDGVQRIVEYTADKEHGFNAIVRYEGHPTEAPHKVALAPIAKLAYAAPVAKIAYAAPVTKVAYAAPVAKIAYAAPVAKVAYAAAPAHVTFSSPAISYHH; this comes from the exons ATGGCCGCTAAG TTCGTCGCTATCCTTTCCCTGGCCGTGGCCGTGTCCGCCATTCCTGTGGTGCCCCTCGCCAAGGTGGCCTACGAGGAGGCGCCCGCCCACTACGAGTTCCAGTACTCCGTGGCGGACCACCACACCGGCGACATCAAGCAGCAGCAGGAAGCGCGCGCTGGCGACGCCGTGCACGGTTCCTACTCGCTGCTGCAGCCCGACGGCGTGCAGCGCATCGTGGAGTATACCGCCGACAAGGAGCACGGCTTCAACGCCATCGTCCGCTACGAGGGACACCCCACTGAGGCGCCCCACAAGGTCGCCCTCGCCCCCATCGCCAAACTCGCCTACGCCGCTCCCGTCGCCAAGATCGCCTACGCCGCTCCCGTAACCAAGGTCGCTTACGCTGCCCCCGTAGCCAAGATTGCCTACGCCGCCCCCGTCGCCAAGGTCGCCTACGCCGCCGCTCCCGCTCACGTCACCTTCTCTTCCCCCGCCATCTCCTACCACCACTAG